A genomic stretch from Kogia breviceps isolate mKogBre1 chromosome 1, mKogBre1 haplotype 1, whole genome shotgun sequence includes:
- the C1H1orf162 gene encoding transmembrane protein C1orf162 homolog encodes MALVFLIIKSYRKCHSSPRALDPHSVPPAKFSAPEEALAYANMTFKISKEKSNHLTVNHSADSDSVVYAQIKVTNSPCLSSEV; translated from the exons ATGGCCCTTGTCTTCCTCATCATAAAGAGCTACAGAAAAT GTCACTCCAGTCCCCGGGCCCTGGATCCTCACTCAGTTCCTCCAGCCAAG TTTTCAGCCCCAGAGGAGGCACTCGCCTATGCCAACATGACTTTCAAAATCTCGAAAGAAAAGAGCAATCACCTGACCGTGAACCATTCTGCAGACTCGGACTCTGTTGTCTATGCTCAAATTAAAGTGACAAACTCACCTTGCCTTTCCAGCGAGGTGTGA